TTTGCCACATTGGACAGTGAGGGCCTGCCTCAGGATGACCCCCGGTTTGAGATAGTGGAGCATTTTGGAATAGGCTGGTTCACATTTGAATTGGTTGTCAGGTTTGTTGTTGCACCAGACCTACTCAATTTCTTTAAGCTCCCATTAAATATGATTGACTTAGTGTCTGTTCTACCATTTTATCTCACACTACTACTTGATCTGGTGACTGAGAGGCGCCCCACACTAGAGAACCTGGGACGTATAGCACAGGTCCTGAGGCTGATGCGGATCTTCAGAATCCTAAAGCTGGCACGTCATTCCACTGGCCTGAGATCACTTGGAGCTACACTGAAAAACAGCTACAGGGAGGTGGGGCTGCTACTGCTCTATTTAGCAGTGGGGGTGTCATTCTTCTCTGTGATGGCATACACCattgaaaaggaagaaaatgatGGACTGACTACTATTCCAGCCTGCTGGTGGTGGGCAACGGTCAGCATGACTACAGTGGGCTATGGTGATGTTGTGCCAGGGTCTATTGCAGGAAAACTCACTGCTTCAGCTTGCATCCTTGCTGGCATCTTGGTTGTGGTGCTGCCCATGACACTAATTTTTAACAAGTTTTCATTGTTTTATAAAAAGCAGAAACAGTTGGAGATTGCCATGAGGAGCTGTGATTTCAGTGGGGACATTAAGGAAGTCCCTTCAGTGAACTTGAGGAACTATTATGCACATAAAGTGAAGTCCCTAATGGCCAGTCTGTCCAACATGAGTCGCAGTTTTCCCAGCGATCACAGTTTGAATGGGTCACTGCAGTAGCACAGGAGGATTGAAAGCACTCTAATGTGTATGGCTCAATTAGAATACATATTCAGATAAGATGTATTTCACAGTATGGTCTTACCAGCAAAACCCACTTTTCTGATGTTGACTGTATTAATTGAGTTAAAATGTTTATAGTGATTGAGGATTCTCTGCCTTAGAATTATGATGTTTaatatgtgtttaataatatttaacatttcatGATAACAGACAGAGTACTTGCTAAATGAAGTACTGACACAATGATCTatgaaaataatttgtaaatgtgtatgtcTGTTGGATTTCTCTACTTGAAAACTGTTAAAGCAAAGTTTAATCAGTGTTGATGCTTCACATCCTCActacacattttaatgtttactaAAATTTTGAGTATGCTGTTGCAAAATATGCTGGAGTATAAGTCCTTTTGCAAGTGTTTGTTACGTCTTATGTTGTTGTACTTTGGAAGTGCATTTGATGTAagactaaatataaaatatctatTATCCTAATACATTGTACTTATGTGACAAAGTGTGGACAAAGGCTCATTTGAAGATTTAATGTGTGATTGAAGTAAATGACTTGAATATCAGACTCCGTTTTACAAGTTCAAAACAATAAGCATTTAGTTAATGCTGTAACTATAATGTCAgtattcatttatacatttaatttaaacagcTTTATATGTTTTTACTAGAGTGTGACATTTtcagaattttatatatataattaatttataatataattacatatgtatataaatggTTAATGGTTATATATAAATTAGCTAAGTGTTCTTTTAGCTCAGAAGATTGACTTGCTTTCAGTTCCTTGGCAGAAGTCTGTATTAAATGTATCTAACACAATTTCTgtaattaacattattaattcatttctgAAAATTCATGTATTCATATGAGTACTTTAACAACATTCCTAAGGTCTAAACTTTCAAGTCTGACTCTTATACCCTACTTATATCTCATACAGCTCTTTaaagtgtataatgaccagtaTAACAAATGGGAGAGACATAATGTATTATATAGTTGGACCAGCAGCCTGATAAGCACACCCCAAAGTCTTATATGTTAATTCAGTTTGTGAAACGTCTGATCCAATGAAACATGGACTCCACAAGGTGTGCTGTGTTATCTGACACTGATACATTAGCACCAGATCCTTTAAGTCTTCTAAGTTGTGATGTGGGGCCTCCATTGATAGGATTTGTTTATCCAGGACTTCCCAAAGATGTTAGATTCTGTTAAACCTTTTACAGAGTGTTGCTATAAATACCCTTGACAGACACAAAAgatctaaatgtgtgtgtagtaaacaTTAAACTGGCAATTTACTGATGACTTTGGTCAGGGGTATCAAACTCATTTTAGGTAATAAGCCAAATTTTATGTAACTGTTACTAGAACAACAAATCAATTCAAGTATaaatgttgtgcaaatggaGAAGGCTAAATTATtcaaaagataaaacaaaatagtAGTGGTTTTTCATCAGTATTTAACCCTGTTGTTTTGAAACCTCTTTTCAAAAGATATGGTTAAAgggtaaaataattataattaaatttttatttatatatatatatataaattataattctACAGCAAACAAAGACATCCTATATAATTGTGTTTGGGAAGGTCCATATAATATGTATGTAATGGTTTAGTGTCCATACACCTTTGGCTATGTAGTGTATTAGTCCCAGTGCACATGAAAACTGGGggcgttttattttttgtaatcaCCTGATATGACTTTCTCTGATTGGGTGTATCAATCTACTGAGCTGGTCCTGGTAGGGTTGATGTAGGGCTTCTTACACCTGGTGGTGCTGTTGCAATGTATTCCACAAAAGTCCAAAATAATCTGCTTTAAGACAAATGTTAAACATCATTATCTTTGTTACAGACGAAACACATAACACACTTCATTTTACACACCATCTCTATTTCATTTGCACTCACACAGGTATGTGAAGCTCCATATAAACCCATTAATATCACATGTATTAGTGAATTTTCAATCATATTACTACAGCATCATTCGTGCTTAACACTTTTAGTGACTACTCTTTGTGTTCCACAGACATGCATGCACCTTAGCAATGGGTTTCCAATACCTTTACCAAAGGAAATAAAAGTTTACTGCATTAATACATTATTGAATATGTTTTGAGTCTTATGGCTAGTTATTCACTGACCTGTGTTAGAAGAAGGAAAGAGTACATTTGAAACATGCCTAATGCAAAAGATCTGTCTCCCCCTAGTGGAAAAGAGACATActtacagtaaaatacatacagtaaaatatgaactactatacaaaataatatagtaaaagaatacaatgaaaaaaagaatgaagttACATGGGGTGAATGGTTTTCAGTCCTTTACACAATGCTATTGCGACACTTACATGTGGCTatgaataagggcatctgccaaatgctgtaaatatacatGACCATACAGCCTGTATGAATTTGGAGTAGACCAGAGCTGCCTAAACAGACCAATCCTCATTTGATTGCAAATTGATAATATGCTTATGTTTAGCAATAAAATGTCTTCCATTCCATTGCTTTTGAAGTATATTATCTAGCTTGAATTTTGATTCAGAAAGGTTAAGTTTAACTtctagaaatatatatattcattcattcattcattcattcattttctaccactaatccgaacttcttgggtcacggggagcctgtgcctatctctaGCCTTGCTAGATCAtatagaagtaaataaaaaattgctaGATCAATtagaagcaaataaataaatgcatatacaTTTGACATATTTTAATACATTGCACAGGTCtaataattaatttcatttaccGAAAATAACAGGAATTAAGTTTGCATGGTTGTACCACAGTAGAAACATTTAGCATATAAAATGCAGTACATACACTTAATCACTTAATCATACTTAAATGTAATTACTCACATAACACTCAAACgaaaataaattcatataaataatcCTCTGCAATTTgaataaatacagataaaaacaaacatataaaacaaacactgaataaaatatcaaataacaAATTGTACATTCAATATAAACAATGCACAATGCAAATTTATCAAAAATAGTGCTCAAAGCAGTGGAAAATTTTAGGGTGTAATTTCTTAAATCAGGATGTTGAAAAATCTATCCACTGCAGTCCCATGGGTCATGGGCTGTGCATGCAGATCTATCCCAAGCAGAGTGCTATACCAAGCGATGAGACCAACCAGGGGTAGGGTGTCAGGATGGATAAGGTAGGTCCGGAAAGATGAGGCAGTCACACTGGGAACACAGAACACGAAATGGCATGAGAAATATTACGTATGCTTAAGACTCTAGTTGCTGTGTTCTAGATGTGCTCCTACTAGAATATCCAGACAGTAAATCATTTCAAGAATCCAATCTAGAGGTAACttttgtttctgcatcatgtaggGACGACATCTTATCAtagcaatatttctgatatGAAAGAAGACTACGCAATAGATATTATTGttgtgagcttcaaatgagataCTGTCATTAAGGGTGGAGAGATACAGTAATAAGAGATTTTTTGTAGTTCATACACCTTTCCTTCCAAGCTAatactgataatttagtttgaCAACTTTACTTGCTAAGACAGTCTGCTTGTCTGCTATCTGGCCCTGGATCTGGATTGTGACTGATTAACTAGACCTGTTCTTAAACTGTGCTATGCTACCAGAAATGAGAGCAGCACCTTCCCAAGAGGGAtggacaatgtcctgtcctAACAGGCCAGCCTTGCCCTCGAAAGTGCTCTAAATAAGTAagaacagacaaaaacattgttttcaGAGCATCACTTGAACTTCCAGCAGTTTAGTGACCATAATCTGCTGACatttttctgatgatttttcTAATACATTTCTAGAGCAAAAGTAGGCACAAGTAGCTTTGCTGTGTAGGTTATATATACCTTATTCGATATTAGATCTTACTAAAAAAATGGAATGAACCCATAAATTTCATTTTAGCCTGTGTTAGTGTCTCCACAGAATCCCAGTGGTATGCCTACTGGAAAAACTCACAGAAGTAGTAAACCAATTTGTGTATGCGTTCTTGGCTGAACCTGGGCTGACAAATTACCTACCACTAGATTAAAACACTAACATTTGATAGAGAACAACTGAACTGTAAGAGAACTACTGAAAGATCAACTTAATAGAGaacaactgtacacacacacacacacacacacacacacacacacacacacacacacacacacacacacacacacacacacacacacacacacacaaatgtgtggGTTGCGCTGATCTGccccaaatacacactcttccatatttacagcaccaccatatcaagctgtttacatgctgttcaCTCTTTGCACAAGTTGTATTGCACAaatcattacaatacctcatataactgctggtATTATATTAAGTGTGCATTTCAGTATATTAGCAAATTTActatagaatatacagtatgtactctggtcagcactgcttttgtgtattgtcttttgtgtattgtattttgagtaatgtcttgtagtgttttgtattgtttgtttgcacttttgtgaacattttttgtcttgcactgtcttcaCCAGGTTGCACaagtgcactttatgtggctaggactaacttacttaagtccttagttctatgtagcaccacggTCCTGAATAAATGTTGTCTTATTccactatgtactgtgtcagctatatatggttaaaatgacaataaaagcttcttgatttttGTGTGACTACAAGCCACTCACTGCTTGCTCTAAGAGCCCTCTCATGAATCACACAGGCCTCACCAATGTATCTGAACGTTCTTCACTCCCGTTCCCCATTCCTGccttaaaactgaaataaacaccCCTGCATTGATTTACGTTCATTATTCTACTGTGTTAACATGTCTATGTTCTGCCCAAACTGCCTTGAGCACTACACAGTGAACTGTGTAAGCCAACTTCACTCTCACTACCGTAACCTGGGTTCAATTCCTGGGCAAGGAAAcaacccagccactgaggggttaactcCCAGTGCTGGTCCTAAGCTCTGATAAAGTAGGAGGCATAAAACCTGTTCACCATTCACCATTTGATATTATATCATTCTTCACACTTCTGGAAAGGTTTATCATAAATTTTTGAAGCatgactgtggggatttgttCCTCTTCAACCACAAGAGCATTACTGAAGCCAGGGATCTTTGCAGGCCAGTAGTTCTTTCACTTCATCCTTGCAAACCATGTCCTCTTGCAATCAATATCCTAATGCTGGAACAGGTTCGGAACATAAGCCGCATATGGGAGTGATATCCAAAAACCATATAATGTATTTGAGACAGAAAAGTATTTCCTCAGATCAGTTGAATGGCTTCAACAAGTCTTAGAATGTAACTTGGAAGCAATATTTGAGACTCAAGGTTAAATTAAGCTGTTTTATCTTAACAAGAAATCACTGTGTATACCCCAAACACTACTCTGTATAAAACACATTTGATCTAGTATACACTAGACTATGTATAACCTAGATAAACTTTCAAATAAATcgtattttctttttctattcgTAATACAACTACTGTTCTTCTGTTGCACAAAATGAGAGGGAATTGTTATGAAATGACACACATGCAGATCAGGCAGTGTTGAAAAGCACAATAAATATGTTCACCTACATGCTGCAGGGGAAAGGACTCAGACCAGCTAGCAAGAAACATTAAGCTTATAATGATTACAAAAAACTGAATGATTATTCACCATTGCACAATTTGCAATTGAAACCTTACTTCAATTGACTTTACCTAGCTATGGtagtttatttcaaagttaACAGTGTATAAGTTTCTAATTATTAGCTTTTAAGCCAGCCAGCCAATTGGTTTAGTTCAATATTCACTTAATCAAAATTAAACACTTGGGATCAAAtcaatgaatattaatgaagtCAATGAGGAAGTATAGAACAgtaatgatcattttaatagaATTTGTGGTTTTAAGTGTATGGCACAGTTTACTCAGGGGACCCAGAATTCCTTTCTACACAACTCAGAGTTAAATCCTATGCACGTGAGATATTTTTCCCCATAACATCCTCTTTTGAGGTGTTAGTGGATAAGTATTAAGTAATGTTTGTGACAGATTACTGCCTTTCCCCTGAATTAACAAGGATAAAATACATACTGATGAAAAAATGCTCTAAACAATTAGTTTAACAATAATTGTAAATATCAACATTCAAATcaagtattaataatatattttcaaaTTTCAGTGTATGATTGTATTTACTTACAGACGAGAAAGAAACAACAAATATTCCAGGTGCATGTTAgcgcctgtgtatgtgtgtggtggttaGTGTAACATGCagaatgtgtgtgcttgtttatgTGCCATGTGTAAAGACTACAAAACTGGACAAGTGACCTGTGCTGGGAGTACCCTTTGCTCTGTCCCTCCCTGATCTTATCATGGCTCATACTGTTGATACAGAAGAAGCTGGTAGCTTTGTGGCCCCCGATAAAGCCACTATAACACTTTTATAATCTATCTTCTATTTCCAGTCAGCAGCTAGCAGAATCTACAGCCTATAAAACAAACCTTTGTCCCAAACTATTAAGGTGACATGATAATACTCATCATTAGAGAGATGATGATGGGAGCAAAGAGGATAGTCCACCAAGTAAACACATCTCCATTCCAGCTTTATATCTTAATTCCAGTGTCTCCTGCATTTGTGATGATGGTATCACTCTCTGACATTATTTTTATCCAGCAAGCCTGTCTGCTTAGATACCTTTTATTGCCAACAGAGACAGCCAGGCTCCTCGATCAGTGAGGGTACATCCATGCAGAGGTGTGCATGCAAGCGTTAGCCATAGTTAGCCATTGTGACGCCAGATTTGAAGTGCTAAGTGCATGTGCATGGGCTTGATGGTAGCTATGATATGGATGCTGCTGTTATCTTATCAGTCTTATCTAACTGATCAGCTCGTCTGGAGAATCACAGCTATTAGTGATAAGCTGCATTTTATTTCCCCATATCCATCTTTAGCAGAGTAATAACCTACTCCACCCTTCATTCTAGGCATGTTGGTGAGACTGCACAGGAAAACAGGTaggtaaacaacaataaaagccTCTGAGcaacaaaatatttcaaatatattagAATAGCCATCGAATTAGCCCTTTTATGACCTGTAGATCATGTTATGTTTATTTGACCACATATCCCGGGCTTATGCTtcaagggggggaaaaaacagatcATATGCATTTGTATTTAACAGTCCTGTGTATTATACTGTGCCGTGAGGCTGTCAATTTTAAGAGTGTAGCTGTGGTAAGGGCTTAAGGTCTATCCCCTGTGAGCCAAGGATAAGCTCTAAATAAAAGGCTCCTCCCTGCTTGGAATGCATCTTTTACTTTATTACGAGCAAAGGTCTGCAGCAGCTGGCACTGCAAGGTCCTAGCCACTGCTATCTTATCTCCCATCTACTATAAATATTTGAAAGGAAGAGTGAAAGAAGGTTGAAAAGAAATAGAGTGTGGGGGTGATCCTCAACCTTCTGTGATTTCAGATAGACAAAATAAGCTTAATTGGCTGTAAGTTATTTCAGTATTAGTTCTTACCCACAATCAAAGTGTATAAGACACAGTACTGTAGTTCTTCCATATTTGCATAGAACTGGCAACTATATTtttagatgaagaaaaaaatttgtGCATTTCTATGCTATTGATTCTTGGGATTCGTCAGATACttgttatgtatttatttttttaatgtttgttgtcaagtcaagtcaagaagcttttattgtcatcatTTTGACCATGGTGcttcataaaacaaagacagagctaaggacttagtaagtagtcctagctctgtctttgttaaCTTTGCCACTGGTGTTGTTGCAAGACTACAAAACCTTTTGTATGTCTatctggataagggtatctgccaaatgccataaatgtaaatcgaAACCTTAAATTTGAGTTTTGAGCACTTTAAAAGCACAAAAGAAATTCAATTACACACTAATTACCCACACAATTCAAAAAGCACTAAGACTGATAGCACTAAGGTCATTGAAAACAGGGGCAATAAAACAAGACAAGATTATAAGACGAAAAAGTCGTGCTCGGTAGGACTCATTTTGTAGACCTTATCCTAGTGAATGGTTTTATAGATGGGGTTGTGTTATTCAGATATATTACAAAGACATAACATTCACTGCAACGCACTATTTCAATGACGGTGAACTGGAAGGTACTGTGTTCGGTCTAAGCATTCAATATCATCACATTTCACATTCAATATCATCACATTTAAGAATTAAGAAATATAACACAGGTAGCAGGACCTTTCTCTGGCATCTGAGTGTTTAATCACCAATTAACTACTGTAAACTATTATCTATTGAACACCTTTGGACACTATCACATACAGAAGGTAATAAAATCATACAGTGGGCTAAGAGATAGACAAGACAACTAAGTTAAAGCCTTTCAGACAAAGAACAGCCAATAAGTATTTAGAgacacaggtgtgtgtaaaaagtgtgttaaataatatttagtGGTTCTCAAAGTGGTTCTCTTCTGCTATAATGCATCTCACCTTAACCAAGtaatatttattgttaatttaataaatagCTTATATGTTATTGAAACTGTATTAAAgttcatttaaagatttaacaTAATGTTTAATAGTTGAATAACGTTCAGTTGGGGCAGTGATGAGGCCAGAAGTTTAACAGTTTGTGGGCCTGTCTAAAACAGGTTGGGCAAGGGTTGAGAAGAAACCTCAAATGCTAGCAGTCGCTCAAAAGAAACTGAACTGAAAGTATAACACTGTTTGTACCTTTACTAGTAAGCCTATTTGTGACCTAATTCACTTTAGGTCATTACTATCATAACAActggcatttatttattgcagCTCCAGCAGATAGTAACTACACATCTCTGTAACTTTGCACTCTATAGGTGTAATAATTCATATCAAATCACAATTTAAACACAACTGGTtgcaaaaaagacaaaaaagatttCAGATGTAAAATtaaagatatatacagtatataaatatataatgttgtttattttagtgcttttaacaCTTCAGTAAGACAACTGTACTGCTCACTAAAAAATAATTGGTTGAGTTAGGAAGTCTAAGTTTTACCTGCTTTGGTGCAAATGAAGTGATAACAGGTGCAGTGCAGAGGCAAAAGAAAGACAATGGGCTAAAAGGGAATGGTTTTGCAGGTGGTGGCCAGAGACCATTGCTCTCTCCTAATCCTTATTGGCTTATTTGTCttgagttttgtgtttttcaggaTCCTTGTCACTACCTTGTCACTTGTCAGGCAGATCTCACCGTGCTAGCCAAGATTACCCTTACTGTTGTTAGATACTGAGAATAAATCCTCAGAGCCTTTGTCATACCTTACACTGGTGCAGTAGGCTGTGTGTAGGCAGGTTCAGGATGATGAAGGCATTGATGCCGTTTGACTGGCCCTCACGTTCCCCAGACCAGAATCCAACTGAGAATGTCTGGGACATGTATTTATAGGAGCATCCAAGCACAGTGGAGCACCGCAGACTGTCCAGGAGCTCACTGATGCCCTGAGCCAAATCTGAGAACAAGGTACCCAAGGACACCCTCCAACACCTAGTAAGGTGCATGCCCAGGTGTTTTTGGGAGTGCATACAGGAATGTGAATATTTCATTCATCAAAATATAATGTGTCattaaagtttctttttttgaacattgtagaattaattaaataaatttcaaGTGAAATACCAGATACAATTACCCAAAATGCAATAGCATTTGAATTTAAATCATACTTTATTTGCGCATCTTAATCAATCTAGGtgcaacataaacacagaagtaCGTAATCTCTGTTTGCAGTGACATTAAAAATAAGTTTATTGAAGTGACTCTcaacagatttttattaaatcatttcactAATGCAACAAAAGTACAACAAAAGCCTTCAGATTTCTGATGATAAAGGAAACCAGGCCTACTCTAATCCCAGTGATTAAAGATAATTAAGGAAAAGGCATCAGGGAGAGATAACATCTTTACAGAATGAGCCTGCAACATGAATAAAAAGCGTCAAGCtagaattattttttgttaatataattTACAAAACGGTGATGTAACCCCTAGCTTCAAGATCACTTTTTGGATGTTACACACCTCGATATGGCCAATCTTCTTCAACATTGGTAGGGGTCTatggaatttattttatagtcCCTAGCTGCAAAGGGTGCCTGGCTGCAAGTTTAAGAACCCTTGCTTTAAGGTTTCTAACAACTTGTTATGCAATGCAACAGGAACGTGTGTCGTAAACTACTGTTTATGCCCCTCAATAAAAATAAGGTGTGTTTCTCCATTATGTTTATGACTCACAGTCTCTCCTTTCACTTGCCTGTATAAGACATCTTGttaaaatcaaatgtaaatgttagtcAGTTAAAAAGCAAACAGCAGCTTTTATGAGGCTTAGATTGGTGTGAGGTATATTATGAAAATTTAGCAATGATTTTATAATAATGCAACAGCTGGcacttgtataaaaaaatgtagtaaaatttaaaaaatttatacAACTGTAAAAAGGCAGCAATAGATGGAGAGCTAGACGACATTCTAGAtagttgatgtgtgtgtacacagggtatatactgtgtatatatatatatatatatatatatatatatatatatatatatatatatatatatatatatatatatatatatatatagggaaaACCCGAAAGAAGAGGAAGATATATCAAAATATTACCTGAAACAAGGAGATGCTATAATATAATTAGCTTC
This genomic stretch from Tachysurus fulvidraco isolate hzauxx_2018 chromosome 25, HZAU_PFXX_2.0, whole genome shotgun sequence harbors:
- the LOC113661643 gene encoding potassium voltage-gated channel subfamily S member 2; amino-acid sequence: MTAHTPNDFDVFNTENSDIRINVGGFKRRLLSSILSRFPETRLARLVRCQSTESILELCDDYDDTEREFYFDRNPSLFPYVLNFYNTGRLHVMEELCIFSFSQEIEYWGINDFFIDSCCSNTYHCRKMEPYQEDWEDKSDEGSTSSSFDEILVFYSDATKFDKQPLGRIRRKIWLMLDNPGYSLSSRVISIFSILVVLGSIATMCMNSMSDFATLDSEGLPQDDPRFEIVEHFGIGWFTFELVVRFVVAPDLLNFFKLPLNMIDLVSVLPFYLTLLLDLVTERRPTLENLGRIAQVLRLMRIFRILKLARHSTGLRSLGATLKNSYREVGLLLLYLAVGVSFFSVMAYTIEKEENDGLTTIPACWWWATVSMTTVGYGDVVPGSIAGKLTASACILAGILVVVLPMTLIFNKFSLFYKKQKQLEIAMRSCDFSGDIKEVPSVNLRNYYAHKVKSLMASLSNMSRSFPSDHSLNGSLQ